Sequence from the Thunnus maccoyii chromosome 11, fThuMac1.1, whole genome shotgun sequence genome:
TGATCACAGAGTTGAATCAACATTTCTTTTACACAGTACCAACAacaattaaaatactgtattgcCTGATACAACCGTAAAATTGGCTGAAATGTGGCTGCTGGTCATTAATCTTATCCAATTACCTTCCAACAGTCAAATAGCTGCACATGTAACAAAAATCATTAGAGGAAATAAACAATCCCTAACAGAAGCCCTTAATGATCCCAAACGGCAAATACCGTGACACAATAATTTCCCTGCACATGACAGAACTCGTACACAGACAGGCACAtttcaaaatatacacaaaagccttagttgtttttttcagtcatgaGGAAAGTGCAAACATATGTCTGACAGAGCTCATCACACATCCCGTCAACATTATCAGTCACTGTTTTCTTACTGACGGTCATTCAAATAAATGCTTTAACAgaacgtgtgtgtgtagacagtCCTGCATCCAGGAGCACAAGTCTAGTGAGCAGCTTAATATGAAGCGGCAGTGCAGAAGAAAATCTGTCTTGTAGCAGAACCGTAAGTCATCACTACAAAGACTCTTCCTCGGAATCACTGTCTGTGTTGGGCTTTGTCAGGAGCTCCAGCTCTTCCCCATcctgcaacacaaaacacatgaagagCAAATCAGAATGAAATGTAGAAGTGGTGGAATCCAGTAGACAAAGCAGACACTGAGGTGCTTCTCACAATAATATTTAGTATTATCACCAACATCAACTTTCTAAATTGTTGTCAGATAGTGAAGAGGACAATGTAATGGGGAAATACCTTGCATATTAGAGCAGCAGCTGCTTAAcagtgacatgtttttgttagtGCTCTACCAAAGACACAAAGATCTGAAATCTGGTATTGTTGTATGCCACAAAGTCCTGCTAACTCCACAATAGTGTCTTCATAAATCCCCCATAGACATCCATTCAGTCTAATAGCTTCCTCTTTCAAAATCCAATAGACTACATTGACCAAATGAAATTACATGAGGTAAGGCCGCAGCGTGCGCCTGAATGCTGTTTTCATAGCAGGGAATCAGGTTTCTGTCTCCATTGAAGAAATTACATTACAGAGAAATGAGAGCCAAGTTTCCTACAGAGAACTTGGTATGTGTGTGGGAGGACAGGAAGGGGCTTTACATGGGGTTAGCCGAGTGACGCAGTGTTGGAAAAGGAGTGTGTGGGCTTGTGTTTGCGACTAGTGAAGATTTGGTGGTTTTTGTGGTTTGCTCCCTACCCCTCTGGACCTCTCGAACACCTCTCCGTTGATGACCCGCAGTTTTTCCTGCTGAAGGCTGTATTCCAGGTCCTTGGGCCGGCTGGCGTTGTAGATAAAGATGGCCAGCAGGACCATGGGAGCCTGGAGGAAGAAGTCCAGCGACGGGTGGAAGTCgaagaggaaaagggagaggGCGGTAACCAAAACAGTGGTGATCTGGCCCGTCAGCACATGGAACATGTTATCTCTGAATTTCAAGATGAAGGCCACAGATAAACCGAGAGAAGCTATGGAGAGAGATAGAAGAAAGAGTGTAAGTTCTTCAAATGCACGCTGCAGATATTATTATGAAGAAAAAGACTGTCCTCActatataaacaaaacacatactgtaagcaCATTTTAATACCTTTCAATCCTTTCAATTAGTTTTTACAAGAACTGTGGCCAAGATATAAACTAAGCAGGACTTTTTACAGTTGGAAAATAAACTTATCACTAAGGAAGCCAAAGTACATGATGCTGAAACTCTTTCTGAATtaccatttttaattttaaaaagtctctGTACACTTGAATATACGACAGGTGCAGCGGAGGAAAGCACAACTCGCATAAAAATGAGAAAGACTCCCACACACTGCCTCgcttactgctggaatattgCATGCCAATTCTGCATTAAATCTTACAAATCTTCTTCAGTACTTATCCCCTTAATTTACATGTTGTCATTTTCTATCTGTGATCTTTGAATTGTCTGGGGCAATATGGATGTTGCTATAATATTTTATGTGGGATAATATTATAAGATTTATGATTGATTGGAATTTCTgcctttgtgtttttctattcatttcattttctacttttctaGTCTTTGCTACAGTAAGTGTCCCTCACTTACTAGCCTGGATGGTAATGTTTGCCATGCTTTGCTCAtcaatttgatttatttctgtGGTCGTCTGATTGGATGATCAAGGCAGCTTCTACGTGTATATATGAAAGTGATTCTTACACATAtacctgatgaaggtcagaCACACCAAAGAGTTGAAAgctaataaatattccagcagtaagcaaaacagtgtgcaggagttttCCTCActtttattattagttttgtcatgtttgaggtgatttttttgtttggctgacatacatacatgctgatatcattatatatatctatatatctactAGCCTATATATCATTGTTATATCATAGGGAAAAATCTTGTGCAGGAAGTTGGGGTGgaaagacatcaaaactaaaaCTTCCAACAGTCCACGTtggtttttttgtaaatatgtaGGTGATCATTCCATACCCAAAACCTTGATCATGATCCTTCCCTAACCTTCACTGAGTGGTTTCAGATGCTCAGGCTGAACCACAAGGGGATCAGGTAAGAAAACACTCAAATCAGTTCTTTTAGAAAACATTAGGAACTGCTATTACTCACCAGTGGCCAGCACCAGACCCAGGGAGTAGATGTTATGTCCGTGGAGGAGGCCACAGTGGATGGTGAGGCCTCGTGCCTCGCTTCCAAGCCCAAGGGTCAGACTATTAAATATCACACCAAAGGCATACCTACAACACCATGCAGCAAAGGAACCCAGATTAGAAGGGGAGACTCAAATTCATGCCTCGTCTGCCTTATTATTGATGTGATGAGTGAGCAGCTTCTCACAATTTACTGTTCTGGATGAAGATGCTCTCAGTGAGTTGGTCTCCTTCTTTGAGGATCTTCTCATTGTAGATGTTTGCCATGGCGGATATGAAACactggaggaggagcaggatgTGACCCACACCCAGAGATTTAAGCTTCTCTACTACCCTGTTCCTCCAGGCCTGACCGGGCAGGGACGACACCCATGATTCACTGGCACTGAGGAGggaacaaacatacagtatgaacaaaAGTAAATAGAACATATCTGTCTGATAATAAATGAACAACTGTTTTCGAAAGGCTATACTTTATGTAATGTGTGGCCCTTATCCTTATCACCTCAAGTAAGGATTGCAACTTCAGCAGAATGTCGATGCTTGGTCAGATGCATGTTGAcatccaaccaacagtccaaaatccaaagatattcaatttgctatcaaatgtgacaaagaaaagcagaaactcttcacatttaaaaagctggaatCAGTATATCCAtggctttttgttttaaaagtgatttgaacagttaatcaattatcaaaatatttgcagattaattttctacTCATCAGTTAATCAActggagctgcaacgattagtcgattaaacgattagtcgatcaacagaaaatgaatcagcaactattttgatgagcGATTATTCATTTAGGTAGTTTTTAAAGCAAACGTATTACTTTGCAAATTTGCTGCTCTTCATGTCTTACATCAAagtaaattgaacatctttgggatttggactgttggtcagacaaaacaacacatttgatgAGGTCACCTTTGGctctaggaaattgtgatgggcagttttcacaattttttgatgttttacagaCCAATCGATTCATCTTTCGATTgatcaatagtgaaaataaacGTTAGTTGCAGTTCAATAATCAATTAAGCCTTTCACGTCTAAAACAATGTCCTCCTCTGCTACACAATCCTGAAGCTGACACATATAATTAAGCTGCATTTGTTTCCAAAGCAGAACCAGAAAACAGGCTGTGAAACGCACAAGACTCACTGCAGCCTGGAGAGTCACTGAATTCTGAGTATTAATTAACAACTGTATTAAACGCTGATATATAGACTGTAGATACTTTGTCCTGTGTGGTTAAGGAATCTTCACCAATTTCTATTAATTCATCACCTATTAAAGTGTTCCTGCATTCATCATCATGTTACCTGctgttcctcatctgctccaggagCTGTGTGTAGAGTAGGCAGGAGTTGGAGGGGGTGGAGAGGGGGTTAGAGTGGAGACCTGGCACAGCTATGGAGTTTTGGCTGCCCCCTGATCCTGTCGTCAAGGAAACGATGGACAGGAAGAGGATGACTAACGCTGCCCACTGAACCCAAGACAAGCGCCTCCTGAAGGATGAGGGAagaaacacaaatcaaaatttTATCTGTGGTTGAAATGATAATCTCAAGGTTTCCAAAGGCACCAATATGCTGAATTCcatgttttatgtgtattaAATGATGCAGAATGTCATATTTGAACTGGAAATGGTGCACCGATAATAAGTACTTTACTCAACATTAGTGTGATTTAGCTGTAGTGAAGCACCTAAATAAGTGCATACAATGTCCTACAGTGTAGACAATTTTAACTTTGAAGCTACTGAAGGGAAAAATGTtgctaaaatgtcaaacttgtgatctaaacagtaaacaaaaagcaaatgGTGATGGAAAAGCAACAGCATAGACACAGGAAATAAGATAAATGGTATCAACAGATGCACAGCCATCACCTCTCATCTACAATCAGGGTCATGAAAACATACACGCTATCCTTTTGAAGAACAGAACATTACAGAGTTGTTGATTGAGTCGCTTACTTCAGAACAATTCTGAAGAGTACAGCCGTGGTCAGGATGACAAAGTTGGAGAAGAGCACTGCCATGGCCTGCGGAcaagagagaagacagagggCTTAGAGATCAAACAGCAGAGTGATAGCAGAACATAATGACTGCATCAAACACACAGTCTTTGGGCAGTACACTTTGTAAAAGCTGGTAAAATGACATTGATGGGGGTTGAATAATTAGAAATCATGCACCAAAAGTTCCCCCAGACATGCCAAGTTAACACACAACATATATTCCTCTGATAGTGGTCATACGACATAAGTAAGTCTTAACTAACAGGCTGCAGGTAGGTCATCACATAGAAGATGATGAGGTTGTCGACAAAGTAGAGGAAAGCAGGGACAGCCCACTTCAGGGAACTGAgcagggaggaggtggaggaacaGCCCAGGTCTCTGCATGATCGTCCCtctgaagaaacaaacagaaagagcgaataaacatacataaccatcacacaagcaaacacaatGAGACAGCCAGCTGTGACTTTAGTGTTTACCTCGGACTATGACCCTGACTGACATAACCAGACAGAAGAGCAGTTTGAGCGCCTCAGCAAGTAGGTTGACAGATGCAGGGAGGAAGTCATACTTGTTCTCTGCAAATTGGCAGCAAACAAAGAGACACAGTCAACAAGATGATTGGTTCAGTGGAACACATTAAAACCACataatatgattttaaaatgtgcaatgcTTGAAGAGGAGTTTGTCAAATCTTGTTATCTGTCTgttgaaaacataaaaagtagTATCTGTTGCATTGTTATTCACCAGCATTGGCAGAGAATTTGAGCAGCAGGATACGACTGGTCCCCAAAGTTACAAAGCCCAGGCCCAGGGCCAGAGTGTAGGCCGATGAGCGGGAG
This genomic interval carries:
- the slc35a5 gene encoding probable UDP-sugar transporter protein SLC35A5 isoform X2, with translation MAVLFSNFVILTTAVLFRIVLKRRLSWVQWAALVILFLSIVSLTTGSGGSQNSIAVPGLHSNPLSTPSNSCLLYTQLLEQMRNSSASESWVSSLPGQAWRNRVVEKLKSLGVGHILLLLQCFISAMANIYNEKILKEGDQLTESIFIQNSKLYAFGVIFNSLTLGLGSEARGLTIHCGLLHGHNIYSLGLVLATASLGLSVAFILKFRDNMFHVLTGQITTVLVTALSLFLFDFHPSLDFFLQAPMVLLAIFIYNASRPKDLEYSLQQEKLRVINGEVFERSRGDGEELELLTKPNTDSDSEEESL
- the slc35a5 gene encoding probable UDP-sugar transporter protein SLC35A5 isoform X1; its protein translation is MVCCHSCPRLCSRSSAYTLALGLGFVTLGTSRILLLKFSANAENKYDFLPASVNLLAEALKLLFCLVMSVRVIVREGRSCRDLGCSSTSSLLSSLKWAVPAFLYFVDNLIIFYVMTYLQPAMAVLFSNFVILTTAVLFRIVLKRRLSWVQWAALVILFLSIVSLTTGSGGSQNSIAVPGLHSNPLSTPSNSCLLYTQLLEQMRNSSASESWVSSLPGQAWRNRVVEKLKSLGVGHILLLLQCFISAMANIYNEKILKEGDQLTESIFIQNSKLYAFGVIFNSLTLGLGSEARGLTIHCGLLHGHNIYSLGLVLATASLGLSVAFILKFRDNMFHVLTGQITTVLVTALSLFLFDFHPSLDFFLQAPMVLLAIFIYNASRPKDLEYSLQQEKLRVINGEVFERSRGDGEELELLTKPNTDSDSEEESL